GAGATATCAACTTGCCAGAAACATTTGCTGCCAGTGGTACACTATCGGGTAATATGAGTAACCTGGGAGCGAACCTGACCATACAGACTGCCATGGGAAACATTGGCGTGAGCGGCCGTTTTGCTAACCTAACCAATCCAACAAAGGCAAGTTATAATGCCGTAGTGAGGACTCAGTCTTTACGTATCGGATCAATAATGCGCAACAACACCATTGGTGCATTAACAGCCAATATGCGTGTTGTGGGTAGTGGTACTACGCCCGATAACATGAACGTTCGCTTTAATGGAGTGGTCAATTCTTTTGGGTACAATAACTACACCTATCGGAATGTCAAGCTGGATGGTAACTTTCGGCAGTCACTGCTCAATGTTACTACAGACATACATGATCCCAATATCGACCTTTCCGGAACCGCCCGTGTTAACCTGAAGAATTCAGCAATTTCTTTTAATGGCTTTGTTGATAGTATTAAAACACAACCACTGGGCTTTACCACAGAACCTTTGGTGTTTAGAGGCCGAGTTGATGCCAATGTATCATCAATGAGTGCCGACTATTTAGATGCTAATGTTTCAATAACTGATGGCTTATTAGTATCTGGAAAAGATCGTTTGACTTTAGATAGCCTGCAGCTGGTGGCTGGACGCAATGGAACAAACCAATTCATCAGGCTGTCGAGCCCAATAGCATCAGCTACTATTGAAGGGCAGTACCGTTACGCTGAGCTAGGCGCTATTATACAAAACAATATCGATCCTTACTTCTCCATTGTGCCAGGTAATAAGCTGCAGAAAGTAAGTCCTTATGACTTTACTTTCCAGCTTGATCTGGTCAACTCTCCATTCCTTTCAGCCTTTGTGCCAGGGCTCGAAATTCGGGATTCCATACATGTGAGAGGTAGCATGGCTACTGGGCGCGGTATGCAGGCAGTAGCCAGCGCTGCATCATTGGTGTATAATGGTATGGATATAACAGGCCTGAAGGCCAATATCAATACAACCGCAGACGGATTACAATTAACAGGAACCCTGGCACATCTGCAAACAGGCACTACTGATATTTACAATACACGGCTAAACGCAACCGCCTTGGATAATGTGATCAACTTTGGGTTGAAAGTGGCTGACATAGCTGGCAAGGATAAATATGTTTTGGCTGGTGTGCTGCACCAACCCCGTCAGGGTATCTATGCTATGCAATTGCATTCGGATAGCTTATTGCTTAATTATGATCGCTGGAACATAGCAGAGAATAATGAGATTCTTATTTCTTCCGACATCATTACTGCCAACAATTTCTCATTACAAAGAGGAGGGCAAAGCCTATCCATACAAAGTGAAGAAGGCATGAGTGGCGGGCCATTGAATGTTAAGTTTGGCAATTTTAAAATGGGTACCATTACCGGCTTTATGAAGGCCGATACCTTATTGGTAGATGGAACTATAAATGGTACGATCACCTTTGTTGATATCATGCAGCAGCCCTTGTTTACAAGTAATCTGAGGGTGGATAATTTGAGCTTCCGTGGAGACACACTGGGTAATCTTCAGTTAAACGTAAATAACAATCGTGTAAATAGTTATGTGGCTGATGTGAGTTTAACAGGCTTTGGTAATAATGTACGGGTTACTGGGTCCATGTTGCAGCAAGAAAATGATGTGGTCATGGATTTGAATATGTCTGTACAACCGCTTCAATTAAATAGCCTTGAAGGCGTATTGGCCGATTTTGTGAAGCAGGCCAGCGGTGCTGTAAATGGTAACATAAGTATTTCAGGAACTGCCAGTGCTCCTAAAGTACAAGGTAACTTGAATTTTGATAAAGCCAGTATCAGCACCTATATGCTCGGGGGGCCGTTGAAGATTGATGGAGAGGCAATTGCTGTAACAGAAAATGGCTTTGCGTTTAATAATTTTACCATCAAGGATTCTGTCAATAATGCTTTGACAATAAATGGTACAGCCAGTACGACCAACTTCATTAATTATGGTTTGAATTTGGATATCAATGCCGACAACTTCAAGGTGTTGAATACCACCCGTAAAGACAATAAGCTGTTTTTCGGTGATATGGTCATTACTACAAAAATGCATGTAGGGGGCACCGAAATAAAGCCAGTAGTATCGGGTAATGTAACGGTTAAAAAGGGCACCGATTTTACCATAGTGATTCCGCAAGAAGAACCAGGGGTAGTGCAACGGGAAGGTGTAGTGGAGTTTGTAGACTTTAGTGCGCCGGAAAATGATTCTTTGTTCCTGGCTTATGACTCACTCAATAAAACCAATGTTTTAGGCATGGATGTGTCTGCCAATATTTCCATTGAACGTGAGGCTAACTTCAATGTTATCGTGGACGTAGCAAACGGTGACCTTCTTAATATGAAGGGAACGGGTCAGCTATCTACAGGCATTGATCCAAGCGGTAATATTACGTTAACCGGAACCTATGAAATAGAAGAAGGGGGATACCAGTTTTCTTTCAACTTTTTGAGAAGAAAGTTTATCCTTCAAAAAGGTAGTAAGATCACATGGTATGGCGAACCTACCAATGCCCAATTGGACGCAACAGCTATTTATGTAGCTAATACAGCGCCCTTGGATTTGGTAAGCAATCAGATCAGTGATCCCAATCAGCGCAACTACTACTTGCAAAAGCTTCCTTTCAATGTATTATTGAAGTTGCAAGGAGAGTTGATGAAACCGGAACTCACCTTTGACATCATCTTGCCAGAAGAGCAGAATTATACCGTTAGCGGTGATGTGCTCTCGACTGTTAATACCCGCCTAACGCAATTGCGGCAGGAACCTTCAGAGTTAAACCGCCAGGTATTCTCCATTTTATTATTGAATCGTTTTGTAGGCGATAATCCTTTTGAGTCCAGCTCTGGTGGGTTTAGTGCAGAAACAATTGCCCGTCAAAGTGTAAGTAAGTTATTAACGGAGCAGTTGAATGACCTGGCAGGAGGATTGATCAATGGCGTTGATATCAATTTCGATGTACAATCCAGTGATGATTATACAACAGGGCAACGCAGGAGTCGTACCGATCTGAATGTAGGCTTGAGTAAACGCTTGTTAAATGATCGCTTGACCGTAACAGTGGGTAGCGACTTTATGTTGGAAGGTGCCACTCAGTCCAATCAGAATGCTGATAATATTGCGGGCAATGTGGCGGTTAATTATCAACTAAGCCGGGACAATCGATACATGTTACGCTTCTATCGGAAAAATGAATACGATGCTGTGGTTGATGGTTATATCATTGAAACAGGTGTGGGATTCATAATGACAGTAGATTATAACCGCTTCCGACAAATATTTTTAAATAGAAGACCTAAAAATCAAAATCGACAAGCAACTCCGCCAAAAACCGAGGGTGGCAAATAAAATCAACGACAGCAATGAGTACCTTTCGAAATAGCATAATATTTCTTTTTATTTGTTTTATAACAGCTTGTAGCACTACCAGGCATTTGCCGGAGGGAGAACAGCTCTATACTGGGGCTACTGTTAAGTTGGAAACATCAGGCACAACAGCCCGTCAGAAGAAAGTGTTGAAGGCCGACTTGCAGGGTATGGTCCGTCCTAAACCTAACACCCGGTTTTTAGGTATCCCTATGAAATTGGGTATATATAATATGTTTCGAAAGGCGAAGCCCAATTCGTTCTTTGGCAAGTTCCGGGATAAAAACGGTGAGCCACCCGTATTGGTTAGCAGTCTAGATCTGGAGAATAATATTAAGTTGTTGAGGGGGCATTTAGAAAACAAAGGCTTCTTTAAAGCTGGGGTAACAGGAGATACTATAGTGAAGGGGAAAAAAGGGCATGCTGAATTTGTTGCAAAAGCAGGCGCACAGTATAAGATTAACACAGTCGGCTTCCCCAACGATAGCAGCGACCTGGCAAAAGCAATACAACAGAGTACAGCCAACACATTTTTAAAGCCCGGCAATCCTTACGATCTGGATGTTATTCGCGGTGAACGCAACCGGATTGATGCTTATGTAAAAGATAGGGGGTTTTATTACTTCAGTCCCGATCATTTGATTGTTAGAGTAGATAGTACCATTGGCAATAATCGGGTAGACATGCGGGTGGCCATTAAAACCGACGCTCCGGATAATGCACTGGTGCCATACACCATCAATGATGTGGTGATTTATGCCAATTATAATATTAACAGCCCGCAGATTGATACCAGCATGCAAAATGCACAGCATTACAAGGATTATTATGTGGTAGACCGAAGAAAACGTTTTAAGCCGCGCATGTTTGAGCATGTAATGCAGTTTGACTCTGGCGAGTTATATAATAGAGTAGACCACAATCAAACCCTGAACCGTTTAATCAGTTTAGATGAGTTTAAGTTTGTACGGAACCGCTTTGAGCCAGTACCGGATAGCCCCGAACTGAATGCCTTTTACTATTTAACCCCAATGCCTAAAAAGTCCTTGCGGGCAGAGTTCAATTTAACCAGTAAGTCTAATGATTTAAGTGGTTCGGCTGTGCAGTTCAGGTGGCTGAACCGGAACATGTTCCGTGGTGGGGAGCAGGTAAGTCTTAGCGCCTACATTGCTACAGAGGTACAGCTAGGGGGAAAAACAGTTGATGAAAAAGGAAACACGCAAAAACGCTATCCAACGTATAGAAGTGGTGCAGAATTAAACTTTGCTAAACCGGGATTCATTGTTCCATTTGGTTTTAGTATAAATCCAAAAGGGAATTATGTACCACGTACCAATATTCGATTGGGTTATGATATTTTAAATCGTAAGGAACTCTATACGGTTAATTCGTTCCGATTCGATTTTGGATATATCTGGAAACCGTCTATTATGAAGACCCATGAGTTTCTGCCGATTAATATTAATTATGTGCAGCCGTTGAATGTTACAAAAGAGTATCGAGACAGTATAGCCAAGTACCCTTACTTAAACCAAATTATCGATTCGCAATTTGTGTTAGGAACGGTGTATCAGTTTACCTATAACCAATTAGCTGCAGGGCTGCAAAAGAGAAATGCTTTTTACTTTATGGGATTGGCTGATTTTTCGGGAAATATTGCCGGGTTAATTACGGGTGCCGATGTGAAGGCGGGTAAACAGGAACGAATATTTAATGCCAAATTTGATCAGTACATCAAGTTTGAAGTAGACGGACGATACTATAGAAGAATGGGATTAAACTCCAGCTGGGTAAACCGTGTCGATATTGGCTATGGGCATCCGCATGGTAATTCTTTAATTCTTCCGTATGTAAAGCAGTTCTTCACGGGAGGTAACAATAGTATCCGGGCATTTAGAAGCCGTTCGGTAGGGCCTGGAACCTTTAAAGAAGCGAATAGTACCAATACCAACTTCTTTGCGAATCAAACAGGTGATATTAAGTTGGAGTTCAATACAGAATTTCGCCCTCATATATCGGGTCCATTGTACGGTGCCTTATTTATTGATGCGGGTAATATCTGGCTGGTCAATGAAGACAGTACCAGGCCGGGATCAAAGTTCACCGGCAAATTTCTCAACCAACTAGCTGTTGGTGCTGGTGTGGGTATTCGCTTTGACATCCAATTGTTTGTAATTCGCCTGGATGTAGGTATGCCTTTGCGCAAACCTTGGGAGCAAAACCCCTGGGTAATGAATCAAATTGATTTTGGCACCCAAAAGTGGCGAAAAGAAAACCTTATCTATAACCTGGCTATTGGCTATCCATTCTAGTGTGAAGCAGTCAGAATTGTATATAAACAGAATGGAAATTCTGATGTGAAAAGAAGAAAAATGTAGTACTTATATGTCAAGGTTGATCAATAAGATGTTACCAATTTTGAATTGGAATACTACAAAAAAAGCCCCGGATGGTCCGGGGCTTTTTTTATGAAAAGTAGGATTGATTACTTTTTTGTCTTTTTAGGAGCAGACTTTGTTTTAGTTGTTTCGGTGCTTTTTTTGTTTTCCTTTTCATAAGTGGCATAAGATGCTTCGTCCAGTACATCACCAGAAATAGTCACTACTTTGGGCTCATTAATGCCGGCCAGTTTAATTGAAACGGGTTTTTCGAAATGGTTTAATGCGGCAGCATTATAGCCTACTTTCATTTTCACTGTCGCGTTTGGCGCAATAGGCTCTTTGGGTACTTCGGGAGTAGTACAGCCGCAGGAAGCCCATGCGTTTTCAATAACTACTGGCTTGTCAGAGATATTTTTAATTTCAAAGAATGTTGTTACAGGTACATTTTGCTTGATCTTACCAAAGTCGTATTTCTCCATGTTTACTTTGATAACTTCATCCGCTTTCTTATCCTGGGCCTGAACAGCAAGTGCGCTTACAAATAGAGATGCGATTAAGAACAGTTTTTTCATTCTTTAGAGTTTATAAAGTTTTTAAAATA
This genomic interval from Flavisolibacter tropicus contains the following:
- a CDS encoding BamA/TamA family outer membrane protein, with product MSTFRNSIIFLFICFITACSTTRHLPEGEQLYTGATVKLETSGTTARQKKVLKADLQGMVRPKPNTRFLGIPMKLGIYNMFRKAKPNSFFGKFRDKNGEPPVLVSSLDLENNIKLLRGHLENKGFFKAGVTGDTIVKGKKGHAEFVAKAGAQYKINTVGFPNDSSDLAKAIQQSTANTFLKPGNPYDLDVIRGERNRIDAYVKDRGFYYFSPDHLIVRVDSTIGNNRVDMRVAIKTDAPDNALVPYTINDVVIYANYNINSPQIDTSMQNAQHYKDYYVVDRRKRFKPRMFEHVMQFDSGELYNRVDHNQTLNRLISLDEFKFVRNRFEPVPDSPELNAFYYLTPMPKKSLRAEFNLTSKSNDLSGSAVQFRWLNRNMFRGGEQVSLSAYIATEVQLGGKTVDEKGNTQKRYPTYRSGAELNFAKPGFIVPFGFSINPKGNYVPRTNIRLGYDILNRKELYTVNSFRFDFGYIWKPSIMKTHEFLPININYVQPLNVTKEYRDSIAKYPYLNQIIDSQFVLGTVYQFTYNQLAAGLQKRNAFYFMGLADFSGNIAGLITGADVKAGKQERIFNAKFDQYIKFEVDGRYYRRMGLNSSWVNRVDIGYGHPHGNSLILPYVKQFFTGGNNSIRAFRSRSVGPGTFKEANSTNTNFFANQTGDIKLEFNTEFRPHISGPLYGALFIDAGNIWLVNEDSTRPGSKFTGKFLNQLAVGAGVGIRFDIQLFVIRLDVGMPLRKPWEQNPWVMNQIDFGTQKWRKENLIYNLAIGYPF
- a CDS encoding DUF1573 domain-containing protein, whose product is MKKLFLIASLFVSALAVQAQDKKADEVIKVNMEKYDFGKIKQNVPVTTFFEIKNISDKPVVIENAWASCGCTTPEVPKEPIAPNATVKMKVGYNAAALNHFEKPVSIKLAGINEPKVVTISGDVLDEASYATYEKENKKSTETTKTKSAPKKTKK